One Pseudomonadota bacterium genomic region harbors:
- a CDS encoding FAD-dependent oxidoreductase, with translation MRELEYDGIIIGAGPNGLTTAGYLTKAGLKIAILERRYEIGG, from the coding sequence ATGAGAGAATTGGAATACGATGGCATTATCATCGGAGCAGGCCCCAACGGCCTGACAACAGCAGGTTATTTAACAAAGGCAGGTTTGAAGATTGCAATCCTGGAAAGGAGATATGAGATCGGCGGAG